One genomic segment of Rhizorhabdus phycosphaerae includes these proteins:
- a CDS encoding SDR family oxidoreductase has protein sequence MGRVEGKVAIITGGASGLGAEDARVLAREGAKVVITDVQDDLGARIAAEIPGAVYLNQDVRSEARWDEVIAETIARFGKLDVLVNNAGLVRFGTIEGLSFADYKIQVDVMLDGTFLGCKAAIPHMTKGGGGSIINMASIGGMIGLSQIPAYAGAKGGIISMSRSIAIHCQEQGYRIRCNSIAPGGIETPMTAQAVAELDADSAGMEQTRNHGMGKPIDVANLVLFLASEESRHITGTNMVIDNGETVR, from the coding sequence ATGGGTAGGGTAGAAGGCAAGGTCGCGATCATCACCGGCGGCGCGTCGGGGCTGGGTGCCGAGGATGCGCGCGTGCTGGCACGCGAGGGCGCGAAGGTCGTCATCACCGACGTGCAGGACGACCTCGGCGCGCGCATCGCCGCCGAGATTCCGGGGGCGGTCTACCTGAACCAGGACGTCCGCAGCGAGGCGCGCTGGGACGAGGTGATCGCCGAGACGATCGCTCGCTTCGGTAAGCTCGACGTCCTCGTCAACAATGCCGGCCTCGTCCGCTTCGGCACGATCGAAGGGCTGAGCTTCGCCGACTACAAGATCCAGGTCGACGTCATGCTCGACGGGACCTTCCTCGGCTGCAAGGCGGCGATCCCGCACATGACCAAGGGTGGCGGCGGATCGATCATCAACATGGCCTCGATCGGCGGCATGATCGGCCTCAGCCAGATTCCGGCCTATGCCGGCGCCAAGGGCGGCATCATCTCGATGAGCCGGTCGATCGCGATCCACTGCCAGGAGCAGGGCTACCGCATCCGCTGCAACTCGATCGCGCCCGGCGGCATCGAAACTCCGATGACGGCACAAGCGGTGGCCGAACTCGACGCCGACAGCGCCGGCATGGAGCAGACCCGCAACCATGGCATGGGCAAGCCGATCGACGTCGCGAACCTCGTCCTGTTCCTGGCGTCCGAGGAGTCGCGCCACATCACCGGCACGAACATGGTGATCGACAATGGCGAGACGGTGCGCTGA
- a CDS encoding Trm112 family protein, whose translation MSLDPDLLAILVCPVTRTPLRYDEARQELVSDAAGLAYPIREGVPVMVVEEARPL comes from the coding sequence ATGAGCCTCGATCCCGATCTTCTCGCTATCCTCGTCTGCCCGGTGACGCGCACGCCGCTGCGCTATGACGAGGCTCGGCAAGAACTGGTCTCGGACGCGGCCGGGCTGGCCTACCCGATTCGGGAGGGCGTGCCTGTGATGGTGGTCGAGGAAGCCCGTCCGCTCTGA
- a CDS encoding FtsK/SpoIIIE family DNA translocase, which produces MASRSIRIAGEEEAPSPPQAEGWRGSLAGLGRRAGGLLGALALIAGTIALGFVLVSYHVTDPSLNTAAGGPPKNVLGPVGAWIADLALSLFGPAIALVLPLGFVWGLRMWRAHPVGRWGRSILIALLAVALLGVGLALFRGGSVAGLPAGYGGSLGLGGAALVGYGLDQIADPMVANGARLGSAALLAIIGLSLWIWGLGLEADERDWLLRRGAHARRPAEPFDMDDDPPFDETDISTIDRDPVPVRPPRHAPIEEDVEAAPPPVIADRKKAAAPSAKAVARERQSSLPLGDTYKLPSLSLLAPAPPATNKTIDKAALERNARLLETVLDDFNVKGRIVEIRPGPVVTMYELEPAAGIKASRVIALADDIARNMSALSARIAVIPGRTVIGIELPNAKRETVSLSELIASDAFEEAATGLALVLGKNIGGDPVIADLAPMPHLLVAGTTGSGKSVGINSMILSLLYRLTPEQCRMIMIDPKMLELSIYDDIPHLLSPVVTEPQKAVRALKWAVEQMEDRYRMMSSVGVRGLASFNERVRAAKAKGQPLGRRIQTGYDAETGQPIYEEEKLEFDPLPQIVVIVDELADLMMTAGKEVEFLIQRLAQKARAAGIHLIMATQRPSVDVITGVIKANLPTRISFQVTSKIDSRTILGEQGAEQLLGKGDMLYMPGGKQIVRVHGPFVSDDEVRAVADHWRSQGTPDYIQAVTEEPEDGGFAMEGGPTGPDDPETQAYRRAIQLVVENRKASTSWLQRQLRVGYNSAARLIERLEKDGIVSQPDHVGRREVLVDVADLGRFLN; this is translated from the coding sequence ATGGCAAGTCGCAGCATCAGGATCGCAGGCGAGGAAGAGGCGCCTTCGCCGCCGCAGGCGGAGGGCTGGCGCGGGTCGCTGGCGGGGCTCGGCCGTCGGGCAGGCGGTCTGCTCGGCGCTCTTGCGCTCATCGCTGGGACGATCGCGCTCGGCTTCGTGCTGGTGAGCTATCATGTCACCGATCCTTCGCTCAACACGGCGGCGGGCGGCCCGCCGAAGAATGTGCTGGGTCCCGTCGGCGCCTGGATCGCCGATCTCGCGCTGAGCCTCTTCGGCCCGGCGATCGCGCTCGTTCTGCCGCTCGGCTTCGTCTGGGGTCTGCGCATGTGGCGTGCGCATCCGGTGGGGCGCTGGGGGCGCTCCATCCTGATAGCGTTGCTTGCCGTCGCGCTGTTGGGCGTGGGCCTGGCCCTGTTCCGGGGCGGTTCGGTTGCCGGCCTCCCCGCCGGCTACGGGGGCAGTCTCGGCCTCGGCGGCGCGGCGCTGGTGGGCTATGGGCTCGACCAGATCGCCGATCCGATGGTCGCCAACGGCGCCCGGCTGGGGAGCGCGGCGCTGCTCGCCATAATCGGCCTGTCGCTGTGGATATGGGGGCTTGGGCTGGAAGCGGACGAACGCGACTGGCTGCTGCGGCGCGGCGCCCATGCCCGTCGTCCCGCCGAGCCGTTCGACATGGACGACGATCCCCCGTTCGACGAGACCGACATCAGCACGATCGACCGCGATCCGGTTCCCGTGCGTCCGCCGCGCCACGCGCCGATCGAGGAAGATGTCGAGGCGGCACCTCCGCCCGTCATCGCCGATCGCAAGAAGGCCGCCGCGCCCTCCGCCAAGGCGGTCGCGCGCGAACGGCAGAGCTCGCTGCCGCTTGGCGACACCTACAAGCTGCCCAGCCTCTCGCTGCTGGCGCCGGCGCCGCCCGCGACGAACAAGACGATCGACAAGGCTGCGCTCGAGCGCAACGCCCGCCTGCTGGAGACGGTGCTCGACGACTTCAACGTCAAGGGCCGCATCGTCGAGATCCGCCCGGGCCCGGTCGTCACCATGTATGAACTCGAGCCGGCCGCCGGCATCAAGGCGAGCCGCGTCATCGCGCTGGCGGACGATATCGCGCGCAACATGTCGGCGCTGTCGGCGCGCATCGCGGTGATACCCGGCCGGACGGTGATCGGCATCGAACTGCCCAATGCGAAGCGCGAGACCGTCTCGCTGTCCGAACTGATCGCCAGCGATGCCTTCGAGGAAGCGGCGACCGGGCTGGCGCTGGTGCTGGGCAAGAATATCGGCGGTGACCCGGTGATCGCCGACCTCGCGCCGATGCCCCACCTGCTCGTTGCCGGTACCACCGGCTCGGGCAAGTCGGTCGGCATCAACTCGATGATCCTGTCGCTGCTCTACCGGCTGACGCCCGAGCAGTGCCGGATGATCATGATCGATCCGAAGATGCTCGAGCTCAGCATCTACGACGACATTCCCCACCTGCTGTCGCCGGTGGTGACGGAGCCGCAAAAGGCGGTTCGTGCGCTCAAATGGGCGGTCGAGCAGATGGAGGACCGCTACCGGATGATGTCCTCGGTCGGGGTGCGCGGCCTCGCCAGCTTCAACGAGCGGGTGCGTGCGGCCAAGGCCAAGGGGCAGCCGCTCGGCCGGCGTATCCAGACCGGCTATGACGCCGAAACCGGCCAGCCGATCTATGAGGAAGAGAAGCTGGAGTTCGATCCGCTGCCGCAGATCGTGGTCATCGTCGACGAGCTCGCCGACCTGATGATGACGGCGGGCAAGGAGGTCGAGTTCCTGATCCAGCGGCTGGCGCAGAAGGCGCGCGCCGCGGGCATCCATCTGATCATGGCGACGCAGCGGCCGTCGGTCGATGTCATCACCGGCGTGATCAAGGCCAACCTGCCGACCCGCATCAGCTTCCAGGTCACCAGCAAGATCGACAGCCGCACGATCCTGGGCGAACAGGGCGCCGAGCAACTGCTGGGCAAGGGCGACATGCTCTATATGCCCGGCGGCAAGCAGATCGTCCGCGTCCACGGCCCATTCGTGTCGGACGACGAGGTCCGTGCGGTCGCGGACCATTGGCGCTCGCAGGGGACGCCCGACTATATCCAGGCGGTCACCGAGGAACCGGAGGATGGCGGTTTCGCGATGGAGGGCGGGCCGACCGGACCGGACGATCCCGAGACGCAGGCCTATCGCCGGGCGATCCAGCTGGTGGTCGAGAATCGCAAGGCCTCGACCAGCTGGCTGCAGCGTCAGCTGCGGGTGGGCTATAACTCGGCGGCGCGGCTGATCGAGCGGTTGGAGAAGGACGGGATCGTGTCGCAGCCCGACCATGTCGGCCGCCGCGAGGTGCTGGTCGACGTCGCCGATCTGGGACGCTTCCTGAACTGA
- a CDS encoding integrase core domain-containing protein, producing the protein MDERLRFVARILEGEPMTDVCREFGISRKTGYKIVSRYRENGPVALCDRSRRPVRYANQLPDQIVQLLIATKKDKPGWGARKIRELLVRKLDGDYRVPSVSTVHAVLDRHGLVTRARKRRGKASGTSLSPGLAPNELWCTDFKGEFKLGSGRYCYPLTVTDHASRFLLACEALESTREMPVIESFERLFRERGLPAAIRSDNGVPFASPNGLYNLSKLSVWWLRLVITIERIKPGRPQQNGRHERMHRTLKAEATRPARMNFLQQQDRFDSFVTEFNQERPHEALGMKYPAELYTPSTKPYQGLPPVEYPFHDRDVLVTACGRICMHRKRVNISTVLAGQKLGIKEVDDGIWLVSFLDYDLGYIDLEQKTLQTIDNPFGTRLLPM; encoded by the coding sequence ATGGACGAACGTCTGCGCTTCGTGGCCCGCATATTGGAGGGCGAGCCGATGACCGATGTGTGCCGGGAGTTCGGCATATCTCGCAAGACCGGCTACAAGATCGTCAGTCGGTACCGCGAGAATGGGCCGGTCGCGCTGTGTGACCGCTCCCGCCGTCCGGTTCGATACGCCAATCAGCTGCCCGACCAGATCGTACAACTGCTGATCGCGACCAAGAAGGATAAGCCGGGATGGGGTGCCCGCAAGATCCGGGAGTTGTTGGTGCGCAAGCTCGACGGGGATTATCGCGTACCGTCCGTCAGCACGGTTCACGCCGTGCTCGATCGCCATGGACTTGTTACCCGCGCCAGAAAGCGGCGAGGCAAGGCGTCCGGAACATCCTTGTCGCCCGGCCTCGCGCCGAACGAGCTCTGGTGCACCGACTTCAAGGGCGAGTTCAAACTCGGAAGCGGTCGATATTGCTACCCGCTCACGGTCACCGACCATGCGTCGCGCTTCCTGCTCGCCTGCGAGGCGCTGGAATCGACACGCGAAATGCCCGTCATCGAGAGCTTCGAGAGGCTGTTCAGGGAAAGAGGTCTCCCGGCCGCCATCCGCTCCGACAATGGCGTTCCCTTCGCCAGTCCCAACGGCCTCTACAACCTGTCCAAACTGTCCGTCTGGTGGCTCCGCCTGGTCATCACCATCGAACGGATCAAGCCGGGTCGCCCCCAGCAGAACGGCCGGCACGAACGCATGCATCGTACGCTCAAAGCCGAGGCGACACGCCCGGCGCGCATGAACTTCCTACAGCAGCAGGACCGGTTCGACAGCTTCGTCACCGAGTTCAACCAAGAGCGCCCGCATGAAGCGCTCGGCATGAAATATCCCGCCGAACTCTACACGCCCTCGACGAAACCTTATCAGGGCCTGCCCCCGGTCGAGTACCCGTTCCACGACCGCGACGTGCTCGTCACCGCCTGCGGGCGAATCTGCATGCACCGGAAAAGGGTCAACATCTCGACCGTTCTCGCCGGCCAGAAACTCGGCATCAAGGAAGTCGACGACGGAATATGGCTCGTCTCATTCCTCGACTACGATCTCGGATATATCGACTTGGAACAGAAAACCCTGCAAACCATCGACAACCCGTTCGGCACGAGGTTGTTACCCATGTGA
- a CDS encoding nuclear transport factor 2 family protein yields the protein MTGMPMEVRVALQDLMTAYCYAVDRLGDVDALLDLFTEDAVLDFSAIGLPVMNGRGEMKAFFDRVFADMSHHAHYITNFRPNAYDGATASMSAYVIGMGRAKDGNSVEVQVQYRFDAVETPAGWQCRRYSMFSMMPLPGSLAEIHATR from the coding sequence ATGACCGGCATGCCGATGGAGGTGCGCGTCGCGCTCCAGGACCTGATGACTGCCTATTGCTATGCGGTCGACCGCCTGGGCGACGTCGACGCGTTGCTCGACCTGTTCACCGAGGATGCCGTGCTCGATTTCTCGGCGATCGGCCTGCCGGTGATGAACGGACGCGGGGAGATGAAGGCCTTCTTCGACCGGGTCTTCGCCGACATGAGCCACCATGCCCATTATATCACCAATTTTAGACCGAACGCCTATGACGGCGCGACCGCGTCGATGAGCGCCTATGTGATCGGCATGGGTCGCGCCAAGGACGGCAACAGCGTCGAGGTGCAGGTGCAGTATCGCTTCGATGCGGTCGAGACGCCGGCCGGCTGGCAATGTCGCCGCTATTCGATGTTCTCGATGATGCCGCTGCCGGGATCGCTCGCCGAGATCCACGCGACCCGCTGA
- a CDS encoding type II toxin-antitoxin system Phd/YefM family antitoxin — MDVISYSDTRAHLKEVMDRVVADRAPIVVSRQKAESVVMVSLSDWNAIEESMHLLSTEANRGRLLAAIQQLDSGKGEARDLIEP; from the coding sequence ATGGACGTCATCAGCTATTCCGATACGCGCGCGCACCTCAAGGAGGTGATGGACCGCGTCGTGGCCGATCGCGCGCCCATAGTCGTGTCGCGGCAGAAGGCGGAGTCGGTCGTGATGGTGTCCCTGTCCGATTGGAACGCGATCGAGGAGTCGATGCATCTGCTGTCGACTGAGGCGAACCGCGGGCGCCTGCTGGCGGCGATACAACAGCTGGATAGCGGCAAGGGCGAGGCGCGCGATCTGATCGAGCCATGA
- a CDS encoding aromatic ring-hydroxylating oxygenase subunit alpha, with amino-acid sequence MATLAESRTGYPVHPDARPPAARGDPIGGDRYWSKEFADREWEHMWKRVWHLGGRVSQLEEPGDFIVHDFRHESVVMVRQQDGAIRAFFNVCMHRGNRLLSVSEGSVSGAFTCPYHGWKWGLDGVLGQVQDPEDFPQGNPCGKLTLKELRCETWGGFIFWSFDPHAPALLDYLDPIPTLFANRDLEKYTRVVWQTLRVNTNWKFASDNFNEAYHIPSVHPQFEPMIDDHYSTTLFEMYPNGHNRMIEKLQPSSRYPDAQQIKPLWASVLREWDIDPADYEGRAQEGRLALQRARRELGPARGHDHFARLTDDELTDQMHHTCFPNLTLTATPEGLHVFRTEPDAEDPNWSTFDYWYLAPPVRGMSEIPTLYGMRPYREAEHSFGEFETYQTTIAQGDFLAQDLSLAVTQQKGLRSMAFGDCYLAGQETRVRRFHEVINDYLEGRR; translated from the coding sequence ATGGCCACGCTCGCCGAAAGCCGGACCGGCTATCCGGTCCACCCAGACGCTCGTCCCCCCGCCGCGCGCGGCGATCCGATCGGCGGCGACCGTTACTGGTCGAAGGAGTTCGCCGACCGCGAATGGGAGCATATGTGGAAGCGCGTCTGGCATCTGGGCGGGCGGGTGTCGCAACTGGAGGAACCGGGCGACTTCATCGTCCACGATTTCCGCCACGAGAGCGTGGTCATGGTTCGCCAGCAGGACGGAGCCATCCGCGCTTTCTTCAATGTCTGCATGCATCGCGGCAACCGGCTGCTGTCGGTGTCGGAGGGATCGGTCAGCGGCGCGTTCACCTGCCCCTATCATGGCTGGAAATGGGGCCTCGACGGGGTGCTCGGGCAGGTGCAGGACCCGGAGGATTTCCCGCAGGGCAATCCGTGCGGCAAGCTGACGCTCAAGGAATTGCGCTGCGAGACATGGGGCGGCTTCATCTTCTGGAGCTTCGATCCGCACGCGCCCGCGCTGCTCGACTATCTCGATCCGATCCCGACGCTGTTCGCCAATCGCGACCTCGAGAAGTACACGCGGGTCGTGTGGCAGACGCTGCGGGTGAACACCAACTGGAAGTTCGCCTCGGACAATTTCAACGAGGCCTATCATATCCCCTCGGTCCATCCGCAGTTCGAGCCGATGATCGACGACCATTATTCGACGACCCTGTTCGAGATGTATCCGAACGGCCACAACCGGATGATCGAGAAGCTGCAGCCTTCGTCGCGCTACCCGGACGCGCAGCAGATCAAGCCGCTCTGGGCCTCTGTCCTGCGCGAGTGGGACATCGATCCGGCGGACTATGAGGGGCGGGCGCAGGAAGGGCGGCTGGCGCTCCAGCGGGCGCGGCGGGAACTCGGCCCAGCACGCGGCCATGACCATTTCGCGCGGCTGACCGATGACGAACTCACCGATCAGATGCACCACACCTGCTTTCCCAATCTGACGCTGACCGCCACCCCCGAGGGGCTGCACGTGTTCCGGACCGAGCCCGATGCCGAGGATCCCAACTGGTCGACCTTCGACTATTGGTATCTGGCGCCGCCGGTGCGCGGGATGAGCGAGATCCCCACGCTCTACGGCATGCGCCCTTATCGCGAGGCCGAGCATAGCTTCGGCGAGTTCGAGACCTATCAGACGACGATCGCGCAGGGCGATTTTCTGGCGCAGGACCTGTCGCTGGCGGTGACGCAGCAAAAGGGCTTGCGATCGATGGCATTCGGCGATTGCTATCTGGCCGGACAGGAGACGCGGGTTCGCCGCTTTCACGAAGTGATCAACGATTATCTGGAAGGCCGGCGCTGA
- a CDS encoding LON peptidase substrate-binding domain-containing protein — translation MGERLSIFPLTGALLFPRGHLPLHIFEPRYRAMVSDSLARDRRIAMVQPRGPGEPPPLFDVGCVGHIQEVERLDDGRFNLILAGLTRFRILRELDVTTPFRQVEADLQAFDDIASPDALPSIVRAEIEREARRFADARGVAVDWTGVSRLDDETLVNAICALAPFDAASKQALLEAETLDVRADLLAQILAFFRRGDDDGGTLQ, via the coding sequence ATGGGCGAGCGCCTCTCCATCTTTCCGCTGACCGGGGCGCTGCTGTTCCCGCGCGGCCATTTGCCGCTGCATATCTTCGAGCCGCGCTATCGGGCGATGGTGTCCGATTCGCTCGCCCGCGATCGTCGCATCGCGATGGTTCAGCCGCGTGGCCCGGGTGAGCCGCCGCCGCTATTCGATGTCGGTTGCGTCGGCCATATCCAGGAAGTCGAACGGCTCGACGACGGGCGTTTCAACCTGATCCTCGCCGGGCTGACCCGCTTCCGCATCCTTCGCGAACTCGATGTCACCACGCCCTTCCGGCAGGTCGAGGCCGATCTCCAGGCGTTCGACGACATCGCGTCGCCCGATGCGCTGCCGAGCATCGTTCGGGCGGAGATCGAGCGCGAAGCGCGCCGCTTCGCCGATGCGCGCGGCGTCGCCGTCGACTGGACCGGCGTCAGCCGGCTCGATGACGAGACGCTGGTCAACGCCATCTGCGCGCTGGCCCCATTCGACGCCGCGTCGAAACAGGCGTTGCTGGAGGCGGAAACGCTAGACGTGCGCGCCGACCTGCTCGCCCAGATACTCGCCTTCTTCCGCCGCGGCGACGATGACGGGGGGACGCTGCAATGA
- a CDS encoding FAD-dependent monooxygenase — translation MERQDVIILGGGLVGLTLGIALSKHGIRAAVIDPADPQAVLAAGFDGRASAVASAPWRMLDSIGVGELLAGKGCPIDAISVQDGLSPEALMFEPPADDGALGHMFENRDLRIALDTAARAAEGLTLFRPLRPVDVRRDLDGVAVTLSDGRIVEGALLIGAEGRQSPTREAAGITVARWSYGHVAMITGIVHDKPHGNVAYEIFYPSGPFAILPLIDGPEGEHRSAIVWTVSAKDAPAMLGLPDRAWQAEAAKRMGALLGDFRLASPRSSYPLGFHHAARITDTRLALVGDAAHGIHPIAGQGVNLGYRDVAALTEVLVEGMRLGLDPGDAQLLARYQRWRSLDSFMVAASTDGLTRLFGVPGRAARTVRRIGLGAVQRLGPLKGRFMAEARGETGKLPKLLEGLAI, via the coding sequence ATGGAACGGCAGGACGTCATCATCCTGGGCGGGGGCCTGGTCGGCCTGACGCTCGGCATCGCACTCTCGAAGCACGGCATCAGGGCGGCGGTCATCGATCCGGCCGACCCGCAAGCGGTGCTGGCCGCCGGCTTCGACGGCCGCGCCTCCGCGGTTGCGAGCGCCCCTTGGCGGATGCTCGATTCGATCGGCGTCGGCGAATTGCTCGCCGGCAAAGGCTGCCCGATCGACGCGATCAGCGTGCAGGACGGGCTCAGCCCCGAGGCGCTGATGTTCGAGCCGCCGGCGGACGACGGCGCGCTCGGCCATATGTTCGAGAATCGCGACCTGCGCATCGCGCTCGACACCGCCGCCCGGGCCGCCGAAGGCCTGACGCTGTTCCGCCCGCTGCGTCCCGTCGACGTCAGGCGCGACCTTGATGGGGTAGCCGTTACGCTCTCCGACGGTCGCATCGTCGAAGGTGCGCTATTGATCGGTGCGGAAGGCCGCCAGTCGCCGACCCGTGAGGCCGCCGGCATCACGGTGGCGCGCTGGAGCTACGGCCATGTCGCGATGATCACCGGCATCGTCCACGACAAGCCCCATGGCAATGTCGCCTATGAGATCTTCTATCCTTCCGGCCCCTTCGCCATCCTGCCGCTGATCGACGGCCCTGAGGGCGAGCATCGCTCGGCGATCGTGTGGACGGTGTCCGCCAAGGACGCTCCCGCGATGCTGGGTCTGCCCGACCGCGCCTGGCAGGCCGAGGCGGCCAAGCGCATGGGCGCGCTGCTGGGCGATTTCCGCCTCGCCTCCCCCCGCTCCTCCTATCCGCTCGGCTTCCACCATGCGGCGCGGATTACCGACACGCGGCTGGCGCTGGTCGGCGATGCGGCGCACGGCATCCACCCGATCGCGGGCCAGGGCGTCAATCTCGGCTATCGCGATGTCGCGGCACTCACCGAGGTCCTGGTGGAAGGGATGCGCCTGGGCCTCGATCCCGGCGACGCTCAGTTGCTCGCACGCTATCAGCGCTGGCGGAGCCTCGACAGCTTCATGGTTGCTGCCTCGACCGACGGCCTCACCCGCCTGTTCGGCGTGCCCGGACGAGCGGCCCGCACGGTCCGCCGCATCGGCCTCGGCGCCGTCCAGCGTCTCGGCCCGCTGAAGGGCCGCTTCATGGCAGAGGCGCGCGGCGAGACCGGCAAGCTGCCGAAGCTGCTCGAAGGGCTGGCGATCTAG
- a CDS encoding tetratricopeptide repeat protein, protein MSAADREAVEAFRRDVVEPSMTSLVILDFWAEWCGPCKALGPILDKVSADYADKGVVLVKINVDEQKMIASQFRVQSIPTVYALFQGQLVADLTPARTEGQLKQMLDQILRQLPIQGAAAKMHEDIAPLIAMGEEVLEAGDIERALSIFGQLAEMAPEDAEVMGGMARALVQAGELEEAEAALATLPADKMKEAPVARAQAAIALAREAQPVDDLGGLRAQVAANPDDHEARFELAGGLMASGDRDGAADNLLEIIAREREWNEGAARQRLLKLFEVVGLEDQWVRDQRRRLSAILFT, encoded by the coding sequence ATGAGCGCGGCGGATCGGGAAGCGGTCGAGGCGTTCCGCCGAGACGTGGTCGAACCGTCGATGACCTCGCTCGTCATCCTCGATTTCTGGGCGGAATGGTGCGGTCCGTGCAAGGCGCTGGGCCCCATTCTCGACAAGGTCTCCGCCGACTATGCCGACAAGGGCGTGGTCCTCGTGAAGATCAACGTCGACGAGCAGAAGATGATCGCGTCGCAGTTCCGCGTGCAGTCGATCCCGACCGTCTATGCGTTGTTCCAGGGGCAGCTCGTGGCCGACCTGACGCCCGCCCGGACCGAAGGGCAGCTCAAGCAGATGCTCGACCAGATTTTGCGCCAGCTGCCGATCCAGGGCGCTGCCGCCAAGATGCACGAGGACATCGCGCCGCTGATCGCCATGGGCGAGGAGGTGCTGGAGGCCGGCGATATCGAGCGTGCCCTGTCGATCTTCGGCCAGCTTGCCGAAATGGCCCCCGAGGATGCCGAAGTGATGGGCGGCATGGCCCGCGCGCTCGTGCAGGCAGGCGAGCTGGAAGAGGCCGAAGCCGCGCTGGCGACATTGCCCGCCGACAAGATGAAGGAAGCCCCGGTGGCGCGGGCGCAGGCTGCGATCGCGCTGGCCCGCGAGGCGCAGCCGGTCGACGATCTTGGCGGACTGCGTGCGCAGGTGGCGGCAAACCCGGACGATCATGAGGCGCGGTTCGAACTGGCCGGGGGCCTGATGGCGAGCGGCGATCGCGATGGCGCGGCGGACAATCTGCTCGAGATCATCGCGCGCGAACGCGAGTGGAACGAGGGCGCAGCGCGGCAGCGGCTGCTCAAGCTGTTCGAAGTCGTCGGCCTGGAGGACCAGTGGGTGCGCGACCAGCGCCGCCGCCTTTCCGCAATTCTGTTCACCTGA
- a CDS encoding rhodanese-related sulfurtransferase, with product MTDPAALPICVAALYRFARFDDPEAVRVPLARRCAELGIKGTLLVAREGLNGTIAGTDAAIAAVVEHIRTIPGCADIEVKYSRAAAMPFHRMKVRPKREIVTMGQPDIDPLDDVGHYVEPEEWNALIADPDVIVIDTRNDYEVAIGSFAGAIDPKTPSFRDFPAWFRAERERLAGQGKAPRIAMFCTGGIRCEKATAFVKAEGIEDVYHLKGGILKYLETVDPAESLWEGECFVFDQRVAVGHGLAPGSHSLCFACRRPVSSEDRQSSLYIEGVCCPACFEERDEEQRRRYAERNRQERLAAERGVAHVGAVLPVADDRAADPL from the coding sequence ATGACCGATCCGGCAGCCTTGCCCATCTGCGTCGCGGCGCTGTACCGCTTTGCCCGTTTCGACGATCCCGAAGCGGTGCGCGTGCCGCTGGCCCGACGCTGCGCGGAGCTCGGGATCAAGGGCACTCTGCTGGTCGCCCGCGAGGGGCTGAACGGCACGATTGCCGGGACCGATGCGGCGATCGCGGCGGTCGTCGAGCATATCCGTACGATCCCCGGCTGCGCCGATATCGAGGTCAAATATTCGCGCGCGGCGGCGATGCCCTTCCACCGGATGAAGGTCCGGCCGAAGCGCGAGATCGTGACGATGGGGCAGCCCGACATCGACCCGCTCGACGACGTCGGCCACTATGTCGAACCCGAGGAATGGAACGCGCTGATCGCCGATCCCGACGTTATCGTCATCGATACGCGCAACGACTATGAGGTTGCGATCGGTAGCTTCGCCGGAGCGATCGACCCGAAGACGCCCAGCTTCCGCGACTTTCCGGCTTGGTTCCGGGCCGAGCGCGAGCGGCTCGCGGGGCAGGGCAAGGCGCCGCGCATCGCGATGTTCTGTACGGGCGGCATACGCTGCGAAAAGGCGACCGCCTTCGTCAAGGCCGAGGGGATCGAGGATGTCTATCACCTCAAGGGCGGCATCCTGAAATATCTCGAGACCGTCGATCCTGCGGAAAGCCTGTGGGAAGGCGAGTGCTTCGTCTTCGACCAGCGGGTGGCAGTGGGGCATGGCCTGGCGCCCGGCAGCCATAGCCTGTGCTTCGCCTGTCGGCGGCCGGTAAGCTCAGAGGATCGCCAATCCTCGCTCTACATCGAGGGCGTCTGCTGCCCGGCCTGCTTCGAGGAGCGCGACGAGGAGCAGCGCCGCCGCTATGCCGAGCGCAACCGGCAGGAGCGCCTCGCGGCCGAGCGAGGCGTGGCGCATGTCGGTGCCGTCCTGCCCGTGGCCGATGACCGTGCTGCCGATCCTCTATAG
- a CDS encoding Txe/YoeB family addiction module toxin, with translation MKLVFADAAWDDYLHWQANAPNTLQRVNDLIKECQRSPFKGTGKPEPLKGDLKGWWSRRITLEDRLVYRVTGSPPDQQLEIAQCRFHY, from the coding sequence ATGAAGCTCGTCTTCGCCGATGCGGCTTGGGACGACTATCTTCATTGGCAAGCCAACGCCCCCAACACTCTGCAGCGCGTCAACGACTTGATCAAGGAATGCCAGCGCAGCCCGTTCAAGGGCACCGGCAAGCCCGAGCCTCTGAAAGGGGATCTTAAGGGCTGGTGGTCGCGGCGTATTACACTGGAGGACCGGCTGGTCTACCGTGTCACCGGTAGCCCCCCTGACCAGCAGTTGGAAATCGCCCAGTGCCGATTCCACTACTGA